The stretch of DNA TTCGACGACATCCTGCTCGTCGGGATTCAGCGGTGGGCCGGGCGCCTGACGGTCACGCTCGCCTCCGACTCCCCCGCCGGCGCGATCCAGATCAAGACGCGCGAGCGATACAGGTTCGGCGACTGGCATCACGTGGCCCTGACCTACGACGGATCGGGCAAGGCGGCAGGGGCACGCCTCTACGTGAACGGCGATCGGGCGGACGTCGAGATCGCCCGCGACACACTGGCGGGACCGATTGCCGCCGATGCTCCGCTGACGATCGGCCGCCGGAGCCTGGGCCCGCCGTTTCTCGGGCAGATCGACGACCTGCGGGTCTACGGCCGCGTGCTCGAGCCCGCGCAGATCGCCAATCTCGCGATTCACTACCCGGCGCGCGTCATCATCTCCGGCGTGTTCGGCAAGCGCTCGGCGGCGGAGGCCGCGGAGGTCCGCGAGTACTTCCTGACACATGCCGCGCCGGAGGCGCTCCGCAAGGCGCAGGCCGAGCTCAAAGCGCTGAACGAGGAGAAGGAGGACTTCGAGAAGACCGTTCCGACCGCGATGGTCATGGCCGACATGGAGAAGCCGCGCGACACCTTCGTGCTCGCGCGCGGCGACTATCGCAACCAGACCGAGAAGGTGCAGCCCGGGGTGCCGGCGATGCTGCCGCCGCTGCCGAAGGATGCCCCGCTCGACCGCCTCACGCTCGCGCGGTGGCTCGTCGATCCGAACCATCCGCTGACCGCGCGCGTCGCGGTGAACCGCTTCTGGCAGATGTACTTCGGCACCGGCATCGTCAAGACGCAGGAAGACTTCGGCGTCCAGGGGGAGCCGCCGGTCCACCCCGAGCTGCTCGACTGGCTGGCCACTGAATTCGTGCGTACGGGCTGGGACGTTCGAGCGATGCAGCGCGCGATCGTGACGTCGGCGACCTACCGTCAATCTTCCATCATCACGCCGTCCCTGCGTGAGCGGGATCCGGAGAACCGGCTCCTGGCGCGCGGGCCGCGGTACCGGTTCCAGGCGGAAACGATTCGCGACACCGCGCTGGCGGCCAGCGGGCTGCTCAACCGGCAGATCGGCGGCCCGAGCGTGCGTCCGTACCAGCCGAATGGACTCTGGGAGGAGATGGCGTTCGGCGAAGGCTACTCCGGCCAGTCGTACGAGCAGAGCAGCGGCAAGGATCTCTACCGCCGCGGCATGTATACGTTGTGGAAGCGGACCGTTCCACCCGCGTCACTCGCGATCTTCGACGCGCCCGATCGGGAGAAATGCGCCGCCCGCCGCGCCCTGACGAATACGCCGCTGCAGGCGCTGACGCTGATGAACGACCCGACCTACGTCGAGGCGGCGCGCGCCCTGGCGCAGCGCGCGCTGCTCGAAGGCGGCAAGAACGACAAGAGCCGCGTCATCTACGCGTTCCGGCTCGCGACGGCGCGTAAGCCCACGGGCAAGGAAGTCGGCGTCCTGCGCGATCTGCTCGAGGGACGGCGGAAGTCGTTCGCCGCCGACCGCCGATCGGCCGTGCGGCTCGTCGACGTCGGCGAATCGGGGCGCGACAGCCGGCTCGACGCGGTGGAACTGGCGGCGTGGACGACGGTGGCGAGCGTGATTCTCAACCTGGACGAGACCATCACCAAGCAATGAACGAATTCGATCTTCATCTGACGCGGCGCCAGTTGTTCGGGCTCACCGCGCGCGGTATCGGCGCCGCCGCGCTCGGCGCGCTGATGCGCGACGACCTGTTTTCGCCCGCCTTCGCCGCAGGCTTCGGCGAGGCAGGCCAGATCCCGCACTTCGCGCCGAAGGCGAAGCGGGTCATCTTCCTCCACCAGTCCGGCGGCCCGTCGCAGCTCGAGACCTTCGACTACAAGCCGGCGCTGGCGAAGTTCCACGGCACGCAGATCCCCGACTCCGTTCGTCAAGGGCAGCGCGTCGCGCAGACGATGGGACAGTCGGCGCTGCTGGTGACCAGGCCGCAGTTCGCGTTCAGCCGGCATGGCCAGTCCGGAACCTGGGTCAACGAGCTGCTGCCGCATACGGCGAAGATCGTCGACGACATCACGGTCATCAAGACGATGACCACGGAGGCGATCAACCACGATCCCGCGATCACGTTCATCCAGACCGGATTCCAGCAGCCGGGCCGGCCGAGCATGGGGGCGTGGCTCAGTTACGGCCTGGGCAGCGAGAACCAGAATCTCCCGGGTTTCGTCGTGCTGTTGTCGCAGGCCAACGCGCTCACCGCCGACCAGCCGCTGTTCTCGCGCCTGTGGGGCAGCGGGTTCCTGCCGTCGGCGCATCAGGGGGTCCGGTTCCGCGCCGGCGCCGCGCCGGTGCTCTATCTCGACGATCCCCCCGGCGTCAGCAAGCCCACGCGGCGGGCGATGCTCGACGCCGTCAGGAAGCTGAATGCGATGAAGCAGAAGGCGTACGGCGATCCCGAGATCGAAACGCGGATCGCGCAGTACGAGATGGCCTACCGGATGCAGACCTCGGTGCCGGAGCTGATGGACCTGTCGAAGGAACCGGACTCGGTCTTCGAGCTGTATGGGCCGGACTCGCGCAAGCCGGGCACGTACGCCGCGAACTGCCTGATGGCGCGGCGGCTGGCGGAGCGGAACGTCCGCTTCATCCAGCTCTATCATCGCGGGTGGGATCAGCACTTCAACCTTCCGCGCGACATGGCGCTGCAGTGCAAGGGCACCGATCAGGCGAGCGCGGCGCTGGTGACGGATCTCAAGCAGCGCGGACTGCTCGACGACACGCTCGTCGTCTGGGGCGGCGAGTTCGGCCGCACCGTGTTCTGCCAGGGGAAGCTGATGGACACGAACTACGGCCGCGATCATCACCCGCGCAACTTCTGCATGTGGGTGGCGGGCGGCGGCACCACGCGCGGCGCCGTGCTCGGCGAGACCGACGACTTCAGCTACAACGTGGTGTCGGATCCGGTGTCGGTACACGACCTCCAGGCCACGATCCTGCACCTGATGGGGATCGATCACACGCGGCTGACCTACCGCTTCCAGGGTCGCGACTTCCGCCTCACCGACGTGCACGGCGAGGTCGCGAAGAAGCTGCTGGCCTGACAGGAACCCGGAAAATCGCTGCACGCCCGCCGCACGACGCTACAGATGTCGATTGGCGAATGGATCCTCGCGTTCTTGGCCGCCCTGGGCGTGGGCATCGGGAAAGCGGGGCTCTCCGGGATGGGCCTGTTCCACGTCCTGATCTTCGCTTTTCTCTTCGGCGCGCGTGCATCCACCGGAGTGGTCCTGCCGCTCCTGCTCGTCGGCGATGTGACCGCAGTCCGCAGCTTTCATGCGCACGCGCGATGGACCTACGTGCGCCGCATGCTGCCGCCGGCATGCCTCGGTGTCGTGCTGGCC from Vicinamibacterales bacterium encodes:
- a CDS encoding DUF1501 domain-containing protein, with translation MNEFDLHLTRRQLFGLTARGIGAAALGALMRDDLFSPAFAAGFGEAGQIPHFAPKAKRVIFLHQSGGPSQLETFDYKPALAKFHGTQIPDSVRQGQRVAQTMGQSALLVTRPQFAFSRHGQSGTWVNELLPHTAKIVDDITVIKTMTTEAINHDPAITFIQTGFQQPGRPSMGAWLSYGLGSENQNLPGFVVLLSQANALTADQPLFSRLWGSGFLPSAHQGVRFRAGAAPVLYLDDPPGVSKPTRRAMLDAVRKLNAMKQKAYGDPEIETRIAQYEMAYRMQTSVPELMDLSKEPDSVFELYGPDSRKPGTYAANCLMARRLAERNVRFIQLYHRGWDQHFNLPRDMALQCKGTDQASAALVTDLKQRGLLDDTLVVWGGEFGRTVFCQGKLMDTNYGRDHHPRNFCMWVAGGGTTRGAVLGETDDFSYNVVSDPVSVHDLQATILHLMGIDHTRLTYRFQGRDFRLTDVHGEVAKKLLA
- a CDS encoding DUF1553 domain-containing protein, translated to MPRHVRASVLATACAAVIVSVTVAGSPAQDQGRPPVSFTREVLPILSNNCFACHGPDEQQRKTKFHFDTREGAFAKRGVIEPGNAAGSLLIEMVTHPDPKQRMPPPESGHTLTDAQISVLRRWIDAGAPWDTHWAYVPAARPDPPPTRRAGWTRTPIDQFILARLEREGLQPSPEADKETLLRRVTYDLTGLPPTPAEIDAFLADKAPDAYERRVDALLQSPHYGERLATGWLDAARYADTHGYHIDTPREMWPWRDWVIGAFTRNLPFDQFVVEQIAGDLIPNATRDQKVASGFNRNHMINFEGGAIAEEYRVEYVVDRVEATSSAFMGLTMGCARCHSHKYDPITHKEFYQFFAFFNSVPERGLDGRLGNAAPILPLPSHDQQARLDELDAAIKTRTDALADAVVDPLQREWEQALPPLVPRGLDPGPLNNDGLLAHYELDGSFSDISGRFQHGRMIAGDPTFDGGRIGRAVSFDGDTEVSFGDVGRFDRTDRFSIAFWVKPRGNLPINVLQKLNDARRGYAWRFDDILLVGIQRWAGRLTVTLASDSPAGAIQIKTRERYRFGDWHHVALTYDGSGKAAGARLYVNGDRADVEIARDTLAGPIAADAPLTIGRRSLGPPFLGQIDDLRVYGRVLEPAQIANLAIHYPARVIISGVFGKRSAAEAAEVREYFLTHAAPEALRKAQAELKALNEEKEDFEKTVPTAMVMADMEKPRDTFVLARGDYRNQTEKVQPGVPAMLPPLPKDAPLDRLTLARWLVDPNHPLTARVAVNRFWQMYFGTGIVKTQEDFGVQGEPPVHPELLDWLATEFVRTGWDVRAMQRAIVTSATYRQSSIITPSLRERDPENRLLARGPRYRFQAETIRDTALAASGLLNRQIGGPSVRPYQPNGLWEEMAFGEGYSGQSYEQSSGKDLYRRGMYTLWKRTVPPASLAIFDAPDREKCAARRALTNTPLQALTLMNDPTYVEAARALAQRALLEGGKNDKSRVIYAFRLATARKPTGKEVGVLRDLLEGRRKSFAADRRSAVRLVDVGESGRDSRLDAVELAAWTTVASVILNLDETITKQ